A window of the Lactuca sativa cultivar Salinas chromosome 7, Lsat_Salinas_v11, whole genome shotgun sequence genome harbors these coding sequences:
- the LOC111883853 gene encoding glucan endo-1,3-beta-glucosidase 13, with product MVRGFRLIFATSLLLMLLGICNGSKIGICYGRNADDLPTPDKAVELIKNQNINSVRIYDSNIQVLKAFANTGIDLMIGIPNSDLLPFSQFQSNADTWLKNNILPYYPATKITYITVGAEVTEAPNNVSAMVVPAMTNVYTALRKAGLHRKIKVSTTHSLGVLSRSYPPSAGAFNSKHAGFLKPLLEFLAEKQSPFLVNTYPYYAYQDSSNNVSLDYALFESSSEIIDPNTGLLYTNMFDAQIDSIYFALTGLNFKTIKITVTETGWPSKGSPKETAATPENAQTYNTNLIRHVINNTGTPAKPGEAVDVYVFSLFNENRKPGLESERNWGLYYPDQTSVYNVDFTGRGSVDVNTGGNFTSGNGNGNGNGSFWCVASSNASEKELRDGLDWACGSGNVDCSPIQPSQPCFQPDSLVSHASYAFNTYYQQNGATDIACSFGGTGVKTNKNPSYDSCLYMTAGGKKTAASNVTANATSWGQKGYSVPSPYYYYCLLVILFVLTKLSDV from the exons ATGGTAAGAGGGTTTAGATTGATCTTCGCGACTTCTCTGCTTCTCATGCTTCTGG GAATCTGCAATGGAAGCAAAATTGGGATTTGCTATGGAAGAAACGCCGACGATCTCCCGACACCGGATAAAGCCGTAGAACTCATCAAAAACCAAAACATCAATTCCGTCAGAATCTACGATTCCAACATTCAAGTCCTCAAAGCCTTCGCCAACACCGGAATCGATCTCATGATCGGAATCCCCAATTCCGACCTTCTCCCCTTCTCCCAATTCCAATCCAACGCCGACACCTGGCTAAAAAACAACATCCTCCCATACTACCCCGCCACCAAAATCACTTACATAACCGTCGGCGCCGAAGTCACCGAAGCCCCAAACAACGTCTCCGCCATGGTCGTCCCCGCCATGACAAACGTCTACACCGCCCTCCGGAAAGCCGGCTTACACCGCAAAATCAAAGTCTCCACCACTCATTCCCTCGGCGTTTTATCCCGATCCTACCCTCCATCCGCCGGCGCATTCAACAGCAAACACGCAGGTTTCCTAAAACCATTACTCGAATTTCTCGCAGAAAAGCAATCGCCTTTTTTAGTCAACACTTATCCATACTACGCATACCAAGATTCCTCCAACAACGTGTCATTAGACTACGCCCTTTTCGAATCATCCTCCGAAATCATCGACCCAAACACCGGTTTACTCTACACAAACATGTTCGACGCCCAAATCGATTCAATTTACTTCGCGTTGACCGGTCTAAacttcaaaacaatcaaaatcacAGTAACCGAAACCGGTTGGCCTTCAAAAGGCTCCCCAAAAGAAACCGCCGCCACACCAGAAAACGCACAAACATACAACACAAATCTGATCCGCCACGTCATCAACAACACGGGTACGCCAGCTAAGCCAGGGGAGGCGGTTGATGTGTATGTGTTTTCATTGTTTAATGAAAACCGGAAACCAGGGTTGGAATCGGAACGGAATTGGGGATTGTATTATCCGGATCAAACAAGTGTTTATAATGTCGATTTTACGGGGAGGGGTAGTGTGGATGTGAATACGGGTGGGAATTTTACAAgtgggaatggaaatgggaatgggAATGGGAGTTTTTGGTGTGTGGCTTCGAGTAACGCGAGTGAGAAGGAATTGAGGGATGGATTGGATTGGGCGTGTGGGTCCGGGAATGTGGATTGCTCTCCGATTCAACCGAGTCAACCGTGTTTTCAACCGGATAGTTTAGTGTCACACGCgtcttatgcttttaatacttATTATCAACAAAACGGGGCTACGGACATTGCATGTAGCTTTGGAGGAACGGGTGTCAAAACCAACAAGAATCCAA GTTACGACAGTTGCTTGTACATGACAGCCGG GGGTAAGAAAACGGCTGCAAGTAATGTGACCGCAAATGCGACTTCATGGGGGCAAAAAGGGTATTCGGTTCCTagtccttattattattattgtctaCTTGTAATCCTTTTTGTGTTGACCAAATTAAGTGATGTCTAA
- the LOC111883871 gene encoding profilin codes for MSWQAYVDDHLMCEIEGNHLSAAAILGHDGSIWAQSANFPQVKPEEVTGIINDFNEPGTLAPTGLHIGGTKYMVIQGESGVVIRGKKGPGGVTIKKTGMALIIGIYDEPMTPGQCNLIVERLGDYLVDQGF; via the exons ATGTCGTGGCAAGCTTACGTCGATGACCACTTGATGTGCGAGATCGAAGGCAACCACCTCTCTGCTGCCGCTATCCTCGGCCATGACGGCAGCATCTGGGCTCAATCCGCCAATTTCCCTCAG GTGAAGCCAGAGGAAGTAACTGGTATCATCAATGACTTCAATGAGCCTGGCACACTTGCTCCAACTGGATTACACATTGGTGGGACCAAGTATATGGTGATTCAAGGTGAATCAGGAGTTGTTATTCGAGGCAAAAAG GGACCAGGAGGGGTTACAATTAAGAAGACCGGAATGGCTTTGATCATTGGGATCTATGATGAGCCAATGACTCCAGGTCAATGCAACTTGATTGTTGAAAGGCTTGGTGATTACCTTGTGGATCAGGGTTTCTAG